The Picrophilus oshimae DSM 9789 genome includes a window with the following:
- a CDS encoding twin-arginine translocase TatA/TatE family subunit — protein MIGSIDDWLILIVVAVIIFGGTKKIPELARNLGRATGEFKKGQMEIENEIHSNTNKNQIDYMKIAQDLNIDIKNKTIDQIIGEINEKLKVKEN, from the coding sequence ATGATAGGATCAATTGATGACTGGCTTATTTTGATTGTTGTTGCCGTCATAATCTTTGGCGGTACAAAGAAGATACCGGAGCTCGCAAGGAATCTTGGCAGGGCGACAGGAGAATTCAAAAAGGGCCAGATGGAAATAGAAAATGAAATACATTCAAACACAAATAAAAATCAGATAGATTACATGAAGATAGCACAGGATCTTAACATAGATATAAAAAATAAGACGATAGACCAGATAATTGGTGAAATAAATGAGAAGTTAAAGGTAAAAGAGAATTAA
- a CDS encoding Rieske 2Fe-2S domain-containing protein, with translation MRPNKEDIPEPERRAFIKGAGLSIAALFIGGLSIERYAVPKDRNIPVMDSYPLAILEDPNGNPIKASEIPAAEPSSTSYPIMVFNYPLQDEPTFLIKLKGIKITPTDGIIYNSSDNTSIIALSAICQHLGCVPPFLDYHPGESIPFEAKLIGYNKTNWPKYGLIYCKCHGSQYDPSHGYQNLYNNGPAPSPANHSLPQIMLATDDQDYVYAYGINSKNAVIRTHLWYPGGEVHGPEVIKENLSGGTPIRESRRSVPSSLSSITASRVLYKTTVVSSSNGPWPGSF, from the coding sequence ATGAGGCCAAACAAAGAGGACATACCAGAACCTGAAAGGCGGGCCTTTATAAAGGGTGCTGGGCTCTCCATTGCGGCACTTTTTATAGGCGGGCTTTCCATAGAAAGGTATGCTGTCCCAAAGGATAGAAACATTCCTGTCATGGATAGCTATCCCCTGGCAATTCTGGAGGACCCCAATGGAAATCCAATAAAGGCATCTGAGATACCTGCCGCCGAGCCATCCAGTACTTCCTATCCAATAATGGTTTTTAACTATCCACTTCAGGATGAGCCGACGTTTTTGATAAAGCTTAAGGGCATAAAGATAACACCAACAGATGGCATAATATATAATTCATCTGATAATACATCAATAATTGCACTTAGTGCCATATGCCAGCATCTTGGCTGTGTACCGCCATTCCTTGACTATCACCCTGGTGAAAGCATACCGTTTGAGGCAAAATTAATAGGCTACAATAAAACAAACTGGCCAAAATACGGTCTTATATACTGCAAGTGCCATGGAAGCCAGTACGATCCATCTCACGGTTATCAAAACCTTTACAATAATGGGCCGGCACCAAGCCCTGCAAATCATTCATTGCCACAGATCATGCTGGCAACGGATGATCAGGATTATGTCTATGCATATGGAATAAACTCAAAGAATGCGGTTATAAGAACACATCTATGGTATCCTGGTGGAGAGGTTCACGGACCGGAGGTTATAAAGGAAAATCTAAGCGGTGGAACACCGATAAGGGAATCAAGGAGGTCAGTTCCATCATCGCTTTCATCGATAACAGCATCAAGGGTTCTGTACAAAACAACCGTTGTAAGCAGCTCAAACGGCCCGTGGCCGGGATCATTTTAG
- a CDS encoding cytochrome b: protein MERTEAERNNYDLTKIMKPEELPEGSYSIGIRSVTLRGLRIDEWTGAFVATALFYQIISGIILFFYYSQIAPYDSTLYIINDVPFGHIILTSHLYMAYAMIGLVYFHMMRQYFIGSYKGAWRWLQWMLGVIMFLLVILTAILGYMLADTTIAMAALHIGLLFMQRSVLGRILPGVFINWLEAILVGNYTTQAEFSHILALHVAVFSTLLLGIFAVHFMLFERSGLATDKPEKGKMVPWYPNNLLYMIFMGVVLVFVVIVFAAAFPQKLTLAYGSLAYGTFPVPDWYITPVYKLMDVAGYGLSTGGVPLVIGIVIFLFFLPFIDRYKKLGPLQRPWVTAFGIYLLIGIAVTTIWGYSQPGLTQSRIMTEYLWWSITVISFLSVYAMRFAKKDLSGDKK from the coding sequence ATGGAAAGAACAGAGGCTGAAAGGAATAATTATGATCTCACAAAGATAATGAAGCCAGAGGAGCTCCCTGAGGGTTCCTATAGCATAGGCATAAGGTCTGTAACATTACGTGGTTTAAGGATAGATGAGTGGACCGGTGCATTTGTTGCCACCGCATTATTTTACCAGATTATTTCAGGAATAATATTATTCTTCTATTACAGCCAGATTGCGCCTTACGATTCAACGTTATATATAATAAATGATGTACCATTCGGGCATATAATATTGACATCGCATCTTTACATGGCATACGCAATGATTGGTCTTGTTTACTTCCATATGATGCGCCAGTATTTCATTGGATCATATAAGGGTGCATGGCGCTGGCTTCAGTGGATGCTTGGTGTCATAATGTTTCTGCTTGTTATACTTACAGCAATTCTTGGATACATGCTTGCAGATACAACAATAGCAATGGCCGCACTTCATATAGGATTATTGTTCATGCAGAGGAGCGTTCTTGGAAGAATACTGCCGGGCGTTTTTATAAACTGGCTTGAGGCGATACTTGTTGGTAACTATACAACGCAGGCAGAATTCTCGCATATCCTTGCGCTTCACGTTGCAGTTTTCTCAACATTACTGCTTGGCATATTCGCCGTGCATTTCATGCTCTTTGAAAGGTCAGGGCTTGCAACTGACAAACCCGAGAAGGGAAAGATGGTTCCATGGTATCCGAACAATCTATTATACATGATCTTCATGGGCGTAGTTCTTGTGTTCGTTGTTATAGTGTTTGCGGCTGCATTCCCTCAGAAACTAACACTTGCATATGGTTCGCTTGCCTATGGAACTTTTCCTGTGCCTGACTGGTACATAACACCTGTTTACAAATTAATGGATGTTGCGGGCTATGGTCTTAGCACGGGCGGTGTGCCACTTGTAATAGGCATTGTCATATTTTTATTCTTCCTGCCATTCATAGACAGATACAAAAAGCTTGGTCCGCTGCAGAGGCCATGGGTCACAGCCTTTGGAATATACTTATTAATAGGCATAGCAGTAACAACGATCTGGGGATACTCGCAGCCAGGCCTGACGCAGTCAAGAATAATGACCGAATATCTATGGTGGTCAATAACGGTAATATCATTCCTAAGCGTCTATGCAATGAGATTTGCAAAGAAAGATCTATCAGGTGATAAAAAATGA